The Streptomyces durmitorensis genome contains the following window.
CCTGATCGGGAAGTGGGCGTTCACCGGGGGCGGTGGCGGCGACGACTCGCTCAAGGCACCGAATTTCGTCGGCGAGAAGCTCGCGGACGCCAAGCAGTCGGCGGAGAACGTGGACCTCGTCCTCGACCCCTCCGAGCGCAAGCCGTGCGAAAAGTTCCCGAAGGGCGAGATCTGCTCCCAGGACCCGGGCGCGAACGCGACGGTCAGCAAGGGCGACACGATCAGCGTGACGGTTTCCACGGGGGCGCCGAAGGTGGCGGTGCCGAGCGTCATCGGCCTGGACATCGACGAAGCCACGGAAAAGCTCGAAGCTTCCAAGTACCAGTTCAAGGTCGAGCCCAAGCAGGTGGAGTCCCCCGAGACCGAGGGCGAGGTCCTCGAGCAGGACCCGACCTCCGGCACCGAGGTGCAAAAGGGCAGCACCATCACCCTTGATGTCGCCAAGGAGGCCGCCAAGGCCACGGTCCCGGACGTCACCGGCAAGACCTGTGAAGAGGCCAAAGCTCAGCTGAAGACCAACGACCTCGTCGGTACGTGCGAGGAAGAAGAGAGCGACACCGTCGAGGCCGGCAAGGTCATCTCGCAGAGCCTCGCCCCGCAGACCGAGGCCGACCCCGGTTCCACGGTCACGCTGAAGGTCGCCAAGAAGGCCGAGCAGGCCACCGTTCCGGCCCTCACCGGCCAGAAGCTCAAGGACGCCCGCAAGGCCATCGAGGACGCCGGTCTGACGGTCGGCACCATCACGGGCCCGCAGGACGACGACGCCCTCGTCGTCCTCTCGGACCCGCCCGCCAGCCAGCAGGTCGCACCCGACACCGCGATCAACCTGACCACGGCAGGCGGCAACCAGGGCGACAACGGCGGCGGCAACGGCGGGGGCGACGGAGGCGGCTTCCTCGGAGGCAGCGACGGGTTCTCCCGCAACGAGGACTAACTAGACCCGCCGCAGTAGTACACCGCTGCACACCGCAGCGCACGAGAGGAGCCCCGGACACCGCCGAGCAGGCGGCGTCCGGGGCTCCTTCCGTGTGGGGTGCCGGATTCAGCGTGTGGTGCCGGACTCAGTCCAGCTCCGCCGGCGGCGTCCGCTTGTTGTCGACCTTCTCGACCCGCTCCAGCTCGCCCCACACCACGTAGCGGTAGTTGGAGGTGTAGACCGGCGTGCACGTCGTCAGCGTGATGTAGCGGCCCGGCTTCTTCGCGCCCGATTCCTTCGGGATCGGGTCCAGGGCCTTCACGTTGTACTTCGACGTCTCGGGCAGCGTCGAGTACACCTTGTACACGTACCACTTGTCCCGGGACTCGAAGACGATCGCGTCGCCCTTCTTGATCTTGTCGATCTTGTGGAACTTCGCGCCGTGCCCGTCGCGGTGCGCGGCCAGCGTGAAGTTGCCTTCCTTGTCCTGCGGGAGCGCCGATTTGATCGGGTCCTCGTAGTAGCCCGCGACCCCGTGGTTGAGCACCTTGCTGCTGGTGCCCTTCCTGACCAGGACCTCGCCGTTGCCCATGGCGGGGACGTGGAGGAAGCCGATGCCGTCCTTGGTGTCCAGGTTCCCCGGGCCGCCCGCCCAGCGGTCACGCACCTGGTCGCCCTGCTTGTGCGCCTCGCGGTCCGCGACGACGTTGGTCCACCACAGGGAGTAGACGACGAAGAGACCGAGCACCAGGCCCGCGGTGATGAGGAGTTCACCGAAGACGCTGACCGCCGTGGCGATCGGTCCGCGTCCCCGTGGCCTCGGTGCGCGCGCAGGCGCGGGCGCGGGCGCCTCGGCCTTGTCCTCGTCGTGGTCGGTCGTGGCTGCCACTCGATGTGCCCCGTTCTCACCGTTCTATTGGACGAGCGCGCTCGGCTTGCCCTTGCTGCGCGGGCGCTCCTCGACCATCTTGCCCCAGACGATCATTCGATACTTACTCGTGAATTCCGGGGTACAGGTGGTCAGTGTGATGTACCGGCCCGCTTTGGTGAAGCCCGACCCCGGCGGGACCGGTCCGATCACCGAGGTGTTGCTGGGCTGGGTCTGCGGCAGGATGCTCGCCATCTTGTAGACGAAGTACTTGTCCTGCGTCTCCACGATGATGGGGTCGCCCGGTTCGAGCTGATTGATGTACCGGAACGGTTCGCCGTGGGTGTTGCGGTGGCCCGCGACCGCGAAGTTGCCCTTCTTGGCGTCCGGCATGGGCGTCTTGGTGCTGCCCTCGTTGTAGTGGCCGACCATGCCGCGGTCCAGGACCTTCGACTTGTCGATGCCCTCGGCGATCGGCACGACCACGTCGAGGCGAGGGATGTGCAGGAGCGCGAAGCCCTGGCCCGGCTCGAAGGCGCCCGGCTTGCCCTTGCCGTTCGCCCACCTCTCCTGGAGGTCGCTTGCGGCGCCGTTGGCCTGCTGGTGGGCGCGGATGTTCGTCCACCACAGCTGGTACGTCACGAAGAGAAGCATCAGGACGCCGACGGTGATGAACACCTCGCCGAGCCCTCGGCTGATCACCGTGCCCGCGGAGGGCTTAAGGGCACGCTCGGCGCGACGGGCCTCCACGCGGGAGAGGGGGGCCGCGGACGCTGCCGTGGAGGGCTGCTGAGGGGCACCCTTCTTGGCGGCCTTGCGGCGGGCGGCCCGGCCTCCCGTGGGGCGTTCCGGCTCGGTCTCGGGCTCGAACTCGGACTCGGGCTCGGGCTCGGGCTCGGCTATTCGGCGGGTGTCGGCGGTCCGCAGGCCCACGGTCTCGTCGTCGACCGGCGGTTGGGGGACCTCGGGTATCGGAGGGGCGTACGCGCCGTACAGCTCCTCGTACGTCGGCTCCCGCACCCCGTACCAGTCGCGGGCGTACCCCTCGGGGTCGTACCACTCCTGCTCCTGAGGCTGCTCCGGGAGCGGAGCGGCCTGCGGCTCCGGCTCCGGCTCCGCGGGCCCGCTGCGGAACCACGGCGACGGATGCTGGCCCGGCAGCGGGTCCGTCAGCGGATCGGCGAGGTGGTCGACGGCCGCCTCGAACGCCCCGGGCTGCTCGAATGCCCCTGGATCCCCGTACGACGCGTACTGATCGTCGCCGTACGGAACTCCGGAGGAATCGCGCTCGGGGCGCAACGCGGTCACGCCGTGGCCCTGCCCACCACCGGGGCAAGACCACTCGATCGACCAATGGCTCCCGTGTCGCCGCACTCCACGAGCCAGTTGGCGAGCATGCGGTGGCCGTGCTCGGTGAGGACGGACTCGGGGTGGAACTGCACGCCCTCGACCGGCAGTTCACGGTGGCGCAGGCCCATGATGATGCCGTCCTCCGTCCGCGCGGTCACCTCGAGCTCGGCCGGAACCGTGGCCGGCTCGGCGGCGAGCGAGTGATAGCGCGTGGCGATGAACGGCGACGGCAGCCCTGCGAAGACACCCTTGCCCTCGTGCACCACCGCGGAGGTCTTGCCGTGCAGCAACTCCGGCGCACGGTCCACCACTCCGCCGTACGCCACCGCCATCGACTGCATGCCGAGGCAGACGCCGAACACGGGCACACCGGTGCCGGCGCAGTGCCGCACCATGTCGACGCAGACACCCGCCTGCTCGGGCGTACCGGGGCCGGGCGACAGCAGGACACCGTCGAAGCCGTCCTGCGCGTGGCGCAGCTCGACCTCGTCGTTGCGCAGAACCTCGCACTCGGCACCCAGCTGGTAGAGGTACTGGACGAGGTTGAAGACGAAGCTGTCGTAGTTGTCGACCACGAGGATGCGGGTCGGGCGTCCGTCGGTACTCACTGGCCGTCCACCGTCACATCGTTGAAGGGCAGCAGCGGCTCGGCCCAGGGGAAGACGTACTGGAAGAGCACGTAGACCACAGCGAAGACGAGCACCAGCGAAAGCAGTGCCCTTACCCATGCGTTTCCCGGCAGATGCCGCCAGATCCAGCCGTACATGCCGTCCCTTCCGTAGCCGTACGGCACCAGACTAACGGCGCAGTGCCTCCGGTTTCCCGGCCTCGACGGGCTGGGTCGCGTCGAGGTGCGCCCAGACGATCAACCGGTGGCTGTGGCCCCACTCTGGCTCACAGGTCGTAAGGGTGAGGTAACGCCCCGGCCCCTCGAATCCGGACTTGCGCGGGACCGGATCGATGACCCCGATGTCGCCGGGCAGCGTCTTGTAGGGCTTGTTGTCGATGCGGTACGTGAACCATGTGGTGCCGTCGGTCAGGACCACGGCGTCGTCCGGCCGCAGCTTCGGGAAGTCCTTGAACGGGTCCCCGTACGTGCGGCGATGGCCCGCCACGGAGAAGTTGCCCTTCTGGCCGAGCTGCGCGGTGTCCCCGTAGTGGCCGAGCCCCTTCTTGAGGATGTCGGTCCCGGTGCCCTGGAGCACCGGCTTGTTCCACGTGAAACCAAGCCGCGGGATGTACATGACGGCGAAGGGCTTGCCGTCCTCATAGGGGCCGGGCTTCTTCGGGGACGTCTCGGTCTCGGCCCCGGTCTCGGTGGGCTTGTCGTCCGTGCCCGTGGACACCGAGCCCTGCGACCACTGGTCCTGGAGCTTGTCGATCTGGCTGTCCATGGCGTTGTCGGCCTTCACGCCGGTCCAGAAGAGGACGTACACCACAAAGAGAACAATCAACGTGCCCATCGTGATGCACAGTTCGCTGAACGTCCTGACGAGCACTCGCACCGACACAGGCTCCCCCAGCGGCTTACTCCACGGGCGGCTTACTCCACGGGCTTCGCGTAGTGGAGATCCACTGTGCCCGAGTAGCCGGGAAGAGTCATCGCCCCGTCGTCATCGACTTTCCAGCCGAGGCCGTACGCGTTGACGTACAGCATGTAGTTCTGGATCTCCGGGGACGCGGCGAGCGCCGTCTTGAGCTTCTCCGGGTCGCCGACGGCCGTCACCTTGTACGGCGGCGAGTAGACGCGGCCCTGGAGGATCAGGGTGTTGCCCACGCAGCGGACGGCGCTGGTGGAGATGAGCCGCTGGTCCATGACCTTGATGCCCTCGGCGCCGCCCTGCCAGAGGGCGTTGACCACGGCCTGGAGGTCCTGCTGGTGGATGACCAGGTCGTTCGGCTGGGGCTCGGGGTAGCCGGGGAGCTTGGCGGTGGCGTTCGGCGGGGCGTCGGCGAGGGTGACGGAGACGGCCTCGCCGCTGAGCTTCTTGGTGCCCGCGTTCTTCTCCAGGGCCTTGAGCCGGGCGTCGTCGGCCTTCGTGCCGCCGTTGTCGCGCTCGGCCAGGGACTCGACGTCGTCGCGCAGCGAGCCGTTGGACTCGTCGAGCTTGCCGTTCTTGTGGCTGCGCTCCTCGATCAGGTCGGAGAGCTTCAGGAGAGAGGCGTCGGTGCGGATGTTCGTGCCCTTGGCCGTGTTGAAGCTGGTGAAGAAGATGAGGCCCGCGAGCGCGAAAACGGCGGCCGTGAGCAACCGGACCGGCCGCCATCGAGGACGACGAGCGGGACCTGTGGGGGAGTCGGCGGAATTGCTCAACGTACCCTTATCTCCTTCAGCGCCGCGGAAGCACTACGCTAACGGACGCCCGGGGGAGGGCTCAGCTCCCCGTATCGACAGGAGAGACCCTCGTGCCGAAGTCACGGATCCGCAAGAAGGCCGACGATTACACGCCGCCCGCCAAGAAGGCGACGAACATCAAGCTGACCAGCCGTAGCTGGGTGGCGCCGGTGATGCTCGCGATGTTCCTCATCGGGCTCGCCTGGATCGTCGTCTTCTACGTCACCGACGGCAAGCTGCCGATCGACCCGCTGGGCAACTGGAACATCGTCGTCGGCTTCGGCTTCATCGCCGCGGGGTTCGGCGTCTCCACTCAGTGGAAGTAGCGCCACCCCAGCAGGGCCGTGCGCAAGCCTTGCCCTGAGTTATCCACAGCGCTATCCACATCCCGGCCTCGGCTGGGGAAAAGAAAGACGATCTGTGGATAACCCACTCGGTGTTGACGCCGGTATGACTGGCTGATCGCCATGCAAGCCCTCACAGGCCCCTTGTCCCTCCTGGGGAAACCCAGGTCAGCGACAAGGGGCACTGTTGTTCCCCACGGAATGCACAAGCGTGGGCACACGCTGTGGACAACCCTGGCCATCGGACGACATCGGTGAGCTTCAGACGGACCTTCAGACGAGCTGCGCGGTCCTGATGACCACAGTCGCCAGGACCACGACGAGCACCACCGCACAGGTCCCCCACTGCACGAGCGTCCGCCGCTCGCGAGGCGCGTGCACCATCCCGTACGCGATCGCGACACCGGCGACCAGACCGCCGACGTGCGCCTGCCAGGCGATGCCATCCATGGTGAACGTGAAGAGCATGTTCAGCGCGAGCAGCGCGATGACGGGGCGCATGTCGTAGTTGAGGCGCCGCATCAGGACGGCAGTCGCACCGAGCAGGCCGAAGACCGCCCCGGATGCCCCGAGCGAGGCGTCGCTCGCGTCGACGAGGACGTAGGTGAGCGCGCTGCCGGCCAGGCCGGAGAGCAGATAGAGCGCGAGGTAACGAGCGCGGCCGAGCGCGGCTTCCAGCGGACCGCCGAGCCACCACAGGCCCAGCATGTTGAACCCGATGTGCCAGATCTCCTGGTGCGCGAACATCGATGTGACCAGGCGGTACCACTGGCCTTCGGCGACGCCTTCGGTCGGCTCGTACGGGTAGGGCGGCCATTCACCGATCAAGAAGAGATCGCCGACGAGCCGGTCGTTCGTGCTGATCGCGATGAACACCAGAACGTTTATCGCGATCAGGATCTTGGTGATCAGCCGCGGGTCGGCGGCGATCGAGCCGCCCGCGAGGGTGCGCGGCTGGTTCGCCGCGGGCGCGTGGCCGGTGCACGAGCCCTCACGCACGCACTCGGGGCACTGGAAGCCGACCGAGGCGCTGATCATGCACTCCGGGCAGATGGGGCGCTCGCAGCGCGTGCAGCTGATGCCGGTCGTGCGGTCCGGATGCCGGTAACAGCCCGGCAGTTCCTGTGCGTCCTTAGGCCCCTGCGGGCTGCCTGGTGCCTGGTCCATGGGGTCCCCTCAATGTCCGTACGAAGGCGCGGCTACGCGCGCGCGGCGAACGCACCGCCCCGCCCTTCCATACGGATGGGCGGGGCGGTTTGGTTCCCTCGCGGGGTGCGCCGGTGTCAGGCGGTGCGGGTCTCGATGACGACGGACTCGATGATCACGTCGTTCACCGGACGGTCGGTGCGCGGGTTGGTCTGCGTGGCCGCGATCTCGTCGACGACCTTCTGGCTCGCCGTGTCCTTGACCTCGCCGAAGATCGTGTGCTTGCGCGTGAGCCAGGCGGTCGGGGAGACCGTCACGAAGAACTGGGAGCCGTTGGTGCCCGGCCCGGCGTTGGCCATGGCGAGCAGGTAGGGCTTGTCGAAGGCGAGGTCGGGGTGGAACTCGTCCTCGAACTCGTAGCCGGGGCCGCCCGTGCCGTTGCCCAGCGGGTCGCCGCCCTGGATCATGAAGCCGCTGATGACGCGGTGGAAGACCGTGCCGTCGTAGAGCCGCCCCGCCGTCTTCTTGCCGGTCGCGGGGTGGACCCACTCGCGCTCGCCCTGGGCGAGCTCGACGAAGTTCTTGACCGTCTTGGGCGTGTGGTTGGGGTGCAGCAGCACCTCGATGTCGCCGCGGTTGGTCTTGAGGGTGGCGTAAAGCTGCTCGGCCACGGTCTGCCTTCCGTTGTCTTCTGTTGTCTTCTGTGACGCCCCGATCCTCCCACGGACCGGATTGCGACGAGTAGCCACCGAGTGGGAGCGCGCCGCGACGATCCGTGGCATTGTCGGCGAAGAAACTCTCCTTGTACCGATTTGATCAAATTGATCACACCCGGATGCCCGCCCTCTCATGCCTCGGAGCCATCCAAAAGGCATGATCCTTGAAAGGGTGGAAAGGTGACATACCTATAAGCCACCGAGGAGGAGGATCCCGTGACCCGCATCGACAGCGTGCGCGCCGCGACCGGTTCGGCGAGGGACAGCGTGCGGCATGCCGCGGAGGCGGTGGCCCCCTACGCCGGCACGGCCAAGGACCAGGCCGTCCATTACGCGCACGAAACCCGCGTACGGCTCGCGCCCAAGGTCTCGCAGGCCGCCGAGCAAGCCCGTGTCCAGTACGGCGCTCACGTCGGCCCGCGCATCGAGCAGGCCCGTACGCACGTGCCGCCGAAGGTCGACCAGGCCGCGCACGAAGCAGCCGTCCGCACCCGTAAGGCGGCCAAGCAGACCCGCAAGGCCGCCCAGCAGGCCGCCGACTACTCGAAGCCGCGGATCGAGCACGCCGTGGCGGCGGCTCAGCCCGTCCGTGACGAGGCGGCGTCCCGCGGGGCCGCGGCGCTCGCCGCGCTGCGCGGTGAGGTCTCCCCCAAGGAGATCCAGCGCCTGGCCCGCAAGCACAATCGCCGGGCCCGCGCAGGACGCGCGGCCAAGGGGCTCATCGTCCTGGGCATCCTGGCCGGTGGTGCGGTCGCTGCCTGGAAGTGGTGGGACAAGCAGGCCAACCCGGACTGGCTCGTCGAGCCGCCTGCCGCGACAGAGGTCCCCGACAGCACGCCGCTGACCTCGGTCGACGGCAGCGGTCAGGCCTCCCTCGACCCCGAGGTCCAGGCCAAGCAGGCCGAGTCGGAGGCCGCGGACCAGGACGACCTGCGCTGACCCGGAAGCACAGAGAAACGCCGTAGGGCGGGGTCACCTCAGCTGAGGTGACCCCGCCCTACGGCGTTTCTCTGTGGAGCCTAGGAGATTCGAACCCGAACGAGCGACGCTCTCACCTGCGGTTTTACCAAGTCGTTACGAGTGAATCGGACTTTCCCACCCGTTTCCATCCCGCTACATCCTGCTCGATCCTGCTGCCCAGGCCCTATGTGCCCACCGGTGGGCACCAGCTCAAATATCGTTGCTCCTGCAACTCTGCTGTGCTGAAAACCTACAACCACACGGCCTCTACTCACTCGCAGCCAGTAAGCGAGCAAATGATGTCACTCACCGTCCAGGCGGGCCAACGCATCATCCAACCCGTTGGCCCAGCCAGGTGGCGGCATGTTGTCGAAGTCGTCCCGGTGCTCCAAGACGAGGTGCGCCAGCCTGTGGAAGTCCGCGACCGAGCGTGCGTACAGGTACCAACCACCGCCGTACTGCCGGATGCCGCAGCTCGCGGATTCAGCGAGGCGCGCGATGAGCCGTGCTCTCCCCGCGTCGGGGACGAGCCCCACACGGGGGTACTTCGAGTGGTGTTCACCAGGCACGCCGCCGCGACACGAGTAGAACGTGGCCGTGCCTGCAGCAGAGAGTGCCAAGACGAGGCCGGCAGCCCCGGGATCGTTCCAACGAAACTCTTGCATGAGCTCGGCGTGCCCCACGTCGTCGTGCTCACAGATCGCGTTCATCACCTCCGCGATCCCGTCGGACGCAGTGGACGCGCCAGAACGCGCCAGGATCTCCGCTTCTTCGACGAGGCAGGCTTCGACCTCGCTCCAGGCAGGAAGCCCCATGCACTCGTACCCCTCGTGGTTGGTGAAACCGACCGCAACATCCTCAGCCGTCAAGTCGTCCGTCAGTTCTCCGAGTTCGTAGACGCGACGTACTTCCACCTCGAAGTCTGGAATCATGCGCTCATTCTGTCGGAGGTCATCGGCTGCTGGGACGCAGATGACGCACTCCACGACCCGCTCACTTCGCGGGGCAGTCTTCACCCGCCGCCGGGACCTCGGCGTCGGGCACCCGTGCCAAGCTGACAGGAGGAAAGTCCAGAAAGTCAGGGATCTTGCATCTCCCTCCACTACGATCGCCACTGGGTAGGGGGCTACGCACTAACGATCTACATGACCAGCAGGCGAAGATCCCTCTGTACCCGGTGTGTCCGCCTGCTCGGTGCCACATGGTTCTCCGAAGCAGCCGTACACCGAACTCCATTGTCCGGGGCGGGAAGCAGGCTGAGACCAGAGATGACCTACGACATCGCGCCCCCGGCGCCCGTCGGCATGGTGGCCTCCTTGAGCTCCCTCGGATACTCGCTCCCGGACGCTTTGGCGGACTTGGTCGACAACAGCGTCTCCGCAGAGGCTCGGACTATCGAGATCGACTTCACCTGGGCCGGGCGAAAGTCCTGGATGGCGATCACAGACGATGGCTGCGGCATGTCGAGAGAAGAGCTCATCACCGCCATGACGGTCGCCGCCCGCGGGCCCGCAACGAACAGATCGTCCACCGATCTCGGGCGCTATGGGGTCGGCCTGAAGTCTGCCTCCTTCTCGCAGTGCCGTCTGCTCACGGTGAGCACCGCCACCACCGGTGACTGGATCACCCGCACCTGGGATCTCGACGTCGTCGAGAAGACCGGAGAGTGGAGACTCCTGCACACCCCGACTGTCGAGACCTCGGAGATCCTGGACAGGATCACCGAAAGCCGGAGTAGCGGCACCGTGGTCCTGTGGCAACGACTCTCGGGCTACCAGGCTGTTTCCGAGAAAGATAAGAAGACCCAGCAGCAGTTCTACGACGAGGCCGAGAAGGTCCGCACACATCTCGGTCTCGTGTTCGCGCGCTTCCTCATCGGGTCGTCCCCGCTGACTATGCGGGTCGCAGGTGTCGGAGTCTCGCCCTGGGACCCGTTCCTCACATCCAACCCGTCGCTACGCCGACTGCCGCCGGAGCCCCTGCCCCTCGACGGCCACACGGTTCTGGTGGAACCCTTCGTTCTCCCTGGCTCCCAGCGGTTGACCCCCGATGAGTACGACAACGCTGGCGGCCCCCAGGGTTGGCTGCGGCACCAAGGCTTCTACGTGTACCGGAGGGACCGGCTAATCCTCGCTGGCAGCTGGCTCGGTCTGCGGAGTCTCCGTCGCGAGGAACGGTTCAATCTGGCCCGCGTCTCCGTGGACATCCCTGCCGAGATGGACGCTGAGTGGCGCG
Protein-coding sequences here:
- a CDS encoding rhomboid family intramembrane serine protease; the protein is MDQAPGSPQGPKDAQELPGCYRHPDRTTGISCTRCERPICPECMISASVGFQCPECVREGSCTGHAPAANQPRTLAGGSIAADPRLITKILIAINVLVFIAISTNDRLVGDLFLIGEWPPYPYEPTEGVAEGQWYRLVTSMFAHQEIWHIGFNMLGLWWLGGPLEAALGRARYLALYLLSGLAGSALTYVLVDASDASLGASGAVFGLLGATAVLMRRLNYDMRPVIALLALNMLFTFTMDGIAWQAHVGGLVAGVAIAYGMVHAPRERRTLVQWGTCAVVLVVVLATVVIRTAQLV
- a CDS encoding peptidylprolyl isomerase yields the protein MAEQLYATLKTNRGDIEVLLHPNHTPKTVKNFVELAQGEREWVHPATGKKTAGRLYDGTVFHRVISGFMIQGGDPLGNGTGGPGYEFEDEFHPDLAFDKPYLLAMANAGPGTNGSQFFVTVSPTAWLTRKHTIFGEVKDTASQKVVDEIAATQTNPRTDRPVNDVIIESVVIETRTA
- a CDS encoding class E sortase — translated: MRVLVRTFSELCITMGTLIVLFVVYVLFWTGVKADNAMDSQIDKLQDQWSQGSVSTGTDDKPTETGAETETSPKKPGPYEDGKPFAVMYIPRLGFTWNKPVLQGTGTDILKKGLGHYGDTAQLGQKGNFSVAGHRRTYGDPFKDFPKLRPDDAVVLTDGTTWFTYRIDNKPYKTLPGDIGVIDPVPRKSGFEGPGRYLTLTTCEPEWGHSHRLIVWAHLDATQPVEAGKPEALRR
- the crgA gene encoding cell division protein CrgA — translated: MPKSRIRKKADDYTPPAKKATNIKLTSRSWVAPVMLAMFLIGLAWIVVFYVTDGKLPIDPLGNWNIVVGFGFIAAGFGVSTQWK
- a CDS encoding class E sortase — protein: MAATTDHDEDKAEAPAPAPARAPRPRGRGPIATAVSVFGELLITAGLVLGLFVVYSLWWTNVVADREAHKQGDQVRDRWAGGPGNLDTKDGIGFLHVPAMGNGEVLVRKGTSSKVLNHGVAGYYEDPIKSALPQDKEGNFTLAAHRDGHGAKFHKIDKIKKGDAIVFESRDKWYVYKVYSTLPETSKYNVKALDPIPKESGAKKPGRYITLTTCTPVYTSNYRYVVWGELERVEKVDNKRTPPAELD
- a CDS encoding DUF5324 family protein; this encodes MTRIDSVRAATGSARDSVRHAAEAVAPYAGTAKDQAVHYAHETRVRLAPKVSQAAEQARVQYGAHVGPRIEQARTHVPPKVDQAAHEAAVRTRKAAKQTRKAAQQAADYSKPRIEHAVAAAQPVRDEAASRGAAALAALRGEVSPKEIQRLARKHNRRARAGRAAKGLIVLGILAGGAVAAWKWWDKQANPDWLVEPPAATEVPDSTPLTSVDGSGQASLDPEVQAKQAESEAADQDDLR
- a CDS encoding ATP-binding protein, producing the protein MTYDIAPPAPVGMVASLSSLGYSLPDALADLVDNSVSAEARTIEIDFTWAGRKSWMAITDDGCGMSREELITAMTVAARGPATNRSSTDLGRYGVGLKSASFSQCRLLTVSTATTGDWITRTWDLDVVEKTGEWRLLHTPTVETSEILDRITESRSSGTVVLWQRLSGYQAVSEKDKKTQQQFYDEAEKVRTHLGLVFARFLIGSSPLTMRVAGVGVSPWDPFLTSNPSLRRLPPEPLPLDGHTVLVEPFVLPGSQRLTPDEYDNAGGPQGWLRHQGFYVYRRDRLILAGSWLGLRSLRREERFNLARVSVDIPAEMDAEWRVDVRKAAVVPPVSLRRHLTRIAQMVRREAAETVRHRGQIAARQHSGPLSFPWTVRRANGKVSCKINKRHPLVQAVLKDTDSDPARVRALLRLLEETVPVPALRVLHETDTPDDPEPFGGPGPADAQAIEVARQMYEALLAQGRSAVEARALIRTTQPFDQLDGFWSS
- a CDS encoding class E sortase; amino-acid sequence: MTALRPERDSSGVPYGDDQYASYGDPGAFEQPGAFEAAVDHLADPLTDPLPGQHPSPWFRSGPAEPEPEPQAAPLPEQPQEQEWYDPEGYARDWYGVREPTYEELYGAYAPPIPEVPQPPVDDETVGLRTADTRRIAEPEPEPESEFEPETEPERPTGGRAARRKAAKKGAPQQPSTAASAAPLSRVEARRAERALKPSAGTVISRGLGEVFITVGVLMLLFVTYQLWWTNIRAHQQANGAASDLQERWANGKGKPGAFEPGQGFALLHIPRLDVVVPIAEGIDKSKVLDRGMVGHYNEGSTKTPMPDAKKGNFAVAGHRNTHGEPFRYINQLEPGDPIIVETQDKYFVYKMASILPQTQPSNTSVIGPVPPGSGFTKAGRYITLTTCTPEFTSKYRMIVWGKMVEERPRSKGKPSALVQ
- a CDS encoding DUF881 domain-containing protein, whose translation is MSNSADSPTGPARRPRWRPVRLLTAAVFALAGLIFFTSFNTAKGTNIRTDASLLKLSDLIEERSHKNGKLDESNGSLRDDVESLAERDNGGTKADDARLKALEKNAGTKKLSGEAVSVTLADAPPNATAKLPGYPEPQPNDLVIHQQDLQAVVNALWQGGAEGIKVMDQRLISTSAVRCVGNTLILQGRVYSPPYKVTAVGDPEKLKTALAASPEIQNYMLYVNAYGLGWKVDDDGAMTLPGYSGTVDLHYAKPVE
- a CDS encoding aminodeoxychorismate/anthranilate synthase component II, yielding MSTDGRPTRILVVDNYDSFVFNLVQYLYQLGAECEVLRNDEVELRHAQDGFDGVLLSPGPGTPEQAGVCVDMVRHCAGTGVPVFGVCLGMQSMAVAYGGVVDRAPELLHGKTSAVVHEGKGVFAGLPSPFIATRYHSLAAEPATVPAELEVTARTEDGIIMGLRHRELPVEGVQFHPESVLTEHGHRMLANWLVECGDTGAIGRSSGLAPVVGRATA